CCAATCCGGCTTCGCGGTCGATGCGGTCGATACGACGGGCGCCGGCGACACGTTCAACGGCGCACTCGCGGCCTTCTGGAGTCTCGGGATCGGCGAGGCGGTACGCCGCGCCAATGCTGCGGCAGCACTGTCCGTCACGCGCGCGGGCGCGCAAGGCGGCATGCCGACGCTCGCCGAACTGGACACGTTTCTCGAAGCTCAATCATGAAAAAGCTGGGACATTTGAATCGCGACATCGCGCGCGTGCTGGCATCGATGGGCCATACCGACAGCCTCGTGATTGCCGATTGCGGCCTGCCGATTCCCGAAGGAGTGGAGTGCATCGACGTATCGCTTGCGCTCAACGTGCCGGGTTTCTTCGACGTGCTCGACAGTGTGCTCGCCGATTTCAAGGTCGAACGCGCGGTGTTTGCGAGCGAGAGCGCCGAACACAACGCGGCTGTCGTGGAGCGCATTGCACAGATGGCATCCAGCAAGATTGAAGTCGAACAGGTGCCGCACGAGACGTTCAAGCAGCGCTCGCGCGAGGCCAAAGCCATTATCCGCACGGGCGAGTGCAGTCCTTACGCGAATGTGATCTTGCATTCCGGCGTCATCTTCTGAGAGGCACACCATGGAAGTGTTGATGCAGGGCATCGGCAAGGCCTTCGGACCGGTACGCGTGCTCGAGGGCGTCGATTTTCACATCAGCGCGGGCGAGATCCACGCGCTGATGGGTGAAAACGGCGCCGGCAAATCGACGCTAATGAAGATTCTGTGCGGGGTCTATCAGGCTGACGCAGGCAAGATCCTGATCGATGGCCGCGCCGCGCAGATTCGCAACACGGTCGAGGCCGAACATGCCGGCATCGCGATCATCCACCAGGAACTGAACCTCATCCCGCAACTGACGGTGATGGAGAACCTCTTCCTGGGCCGCGAACCGAGCCGGTTCGGAATCGTCGACAACGCGAAGATGCGCCGCGAGGCGCGCAAGTGGCTCGACATGGTTGGCGCGCACGACATCGATCCGCAGACGGAAGCGGGGCAACTGTCGATCGGACGCCAGCAACTGGTCGAAATCGCAAAGGCGCTTTCACTGGATGCGCGCGTCGTCGTGATGGATGAGCCGACGGCCGCGCTCACCAATCGCGAGATCGACACGCTGTTCGAGATCATGCTGTCGCTGAAGGCTCGCGGCGTTGCAATCGTCTATGTCTCGCACCGGATGGAAGAGATCTTCCGGATCTGCGACAAGATCAGCGTGCTGCGCGATGGTCACTTCGTCGGCGAACGCGCGATCCGGGACACGAGTTTCGATGAGATAGTCCGGCTGATGGTCGGGCGCGAACTCGGCGAGCGTTTCCCGAAGCGGCAGCACAAGCCGGGCGCGGTCCGCTTGCAGGTCAAAGGTCTCGCGGACCACGGCAACATCTCCGGCGTTTCGTTCGATGTACGTGCGGGCGAAGTGCTCGGCATCGCCGGATTGATGGGGGCGGGGCGCAGCGAAATTCTCAGAACGCTGTTCGGCGCCAACCGGAAAACGGCGGGGACCGTCACGCTGGATGGCAAGCCGCTCGAAGTGCGCGATGCGTCCAGTGCCATCGCGGCGGGCATCGGCTTCGTCACGGAAGACCGTAAAGGGCAGGGGCTCGTACTGGGTATGTCAGTGCGCGAGAACGCGACACTCGTCCATCTCGAGAGCTATGCAAGGCTTGGTTTCGTCGACAGCAAGGCCGAGCGCCAGGCGGTCGATGGATTGATCGAGCAGTTGCGTGTGCGCACACGGGATGCGGAGCTGGACGTGAAGTCGCTGTCCGGTGGCAATCAGCAGAAGGTGGTTTTCGCCAAGTGGCTTGCGCGACCGCCCAAGGTGCTGTTGCTCGACGAACCGACGCGCGGCGTCGACGTGGGCGGCAAGGCCGAAATCTACACGATCATCAATCAGCTGGCGGAGCGCGGCGTCGCAATCGTCATGGTGTCGTCGGAGCTTCCCGAGGTCCTTGCGATGAGCGACCGGATTCTCGTCATGCATCAGGGTCGCCAGAGCGGCCTGTTCGATGCGGAAGGCGCAACGCAGGAACTCATCATGACGGCAGCGGCGGGCGGCAACGCGACGCCTGTTTCGGTTGCTGCATAGACACCTCACACCTGATCCACAACGGCCGCGCGATTGGCAGCGCGCCGTGCATCCCAATTGAACGGTCCTGTCGCTAGCGACAGGAAAACACGCGAGACACATCATGGCGCAACTGAGTATCACACCGACCAACCGCGCGACGCTGCAGAAGCTTGGGCCGTTTATCGCCCTGCTTGTCATTGCGGTGGGACTCTCTATCGTCAGTCACAATTTTCTGACCGTCGACAATCTGCTGAACGTGATGCGTCAGGCGTCTATCAATGCGCTCATTGCATTCGGTATGACGCTGGTGATTTTGCTGGGCGGGATTGATCTTTCAGCGGGGTCGGTGCTGGCGCTGTCTTCCGTCATCATCGCGAGCCTTTTGACCTCGGGTATGCCGGCAGGTCTTGCGACGCTCGCCGGACTCGTTGCAGGCGGCCTGATGGGACTCGTGAACGGGCTCGTGATCAGCAAAGGCAAAGTTGCGCCGTTTATCGCGACGCTTGGGTCGATGACGGTATTGCGGGGACTGGCACTCGTCCTGTCAAACGGCAGCCCGCTCAGCAGCTTCAACAGTGACTTCTTTTCGTTGCTCGGCGGCGGCTACATCGCGCGCCTCGTGCCGATTCCCGTCGTGCTCATGCTCGTCATGTTCGCGATCTTCTGGGTGCTGCTGCGCAAGACCGTGTTCGGCCGCCACATCTATGCGACGGGCGGCAACGCTGAATCGGCAAAGCTCTCGGGCGTGAAGGTCGATCGCATTCAGCTCTACGTGTACACGATCTCGGGCGTCATGGCCGCGCTCGCGGGCGTCGTGCTGACTTCCCGCCTGAACTCCGCACAGCCGACGGCGGGCACAGGCTATGAACTCGACGCCATCGCTGCCGTCGTGCTCGGTGGGACGAGTCTGACGGGCGGACGCGGCTGGATTTTCGGCACGCTCGTTGGCGCATTGCTGATCGGCGTTCTGAACAACGGTCTGAATCTGCTCGACGTGTCGTCTTTCTATCAGCAGGTCATCAAGGGCGGCGTGATCCTGCTCGCCGTGCTGATCGATCGCGGCAACAAGAAGGCGTGATGCAGGTTGATGAGGGAAGGGCGTAGGCCCTTTCTAGAGAGCTTTATTTATTACCGACTGCTGGACAGCAAAACCCAGTTTCACCACACAAGGAAGAAGAGGAAGACAATGCAGAAACCCGTTTCGCAGCGATTCTCGAAGCTTTTCGCCGCGCTGTGCGCAAGCACGCTGATGGCTGGTCTGGTTGCGTGTTCGAAGGAGGGCCCGGCGACGTCGGCAGACGCTGGAGCCAGTGCGGCATCGGCGCCCGCTGCAAACGGCGCGATCACGGTCGGGCTGTCGATCTCGACGCTGAACAATCCGTTTTTCGTCTCGCTGCGTAAAGGCGCGGAAGACGAAGCTGCAAAAGACGGCGTGACGCTGATCACCGTCGATGCGCAGAACGATCCCGCGAAGCAGCAGGCGAGCGTTGAAGACCTGATCGAAAAGAAAGTCAGCGTGATCCTGATCAACCCGACCGATTCTTCGGCCGTGGCGAACGTCGTCAAGGAAGCGACCAGCAAGGGCATCAAGGTCATCTCGCTCGACCGGAGCGTACACGGCGCGGACGTCAGTTCGCACATCGCGTCGGACAACAAGGCCGGCGGCAAGATGGCGGCCGATTTCCTCGCGGAAAAGCTGGGCGGCAAGGGCAATATCGTCGAGCTTCAAGGCATTCTGGGCTCGTCGGCGGCGAATGAGCGTGGCGCTGGCTTCGACGACGAAGTGACGGCGAAGGGCGGCGTGAAGATCGCGACGAAGCAGCCTGCCGACTTCGACCGTGCGAAGGGTCTTTCGGTGATGGAGAACATCATCCAGAGCAACAAGGACATCCAGGGCGTGTTCGCACAGAACGACGAAATGGCGTTGGGCGCAGTGAAGGCGCTGCAGGCGGCGGGTCTGAAGAACGTGGCGGTGGTCGGCTTCGACGCAACCAGCGACGCCATCACGGCAGTCAAGGGCGGCCAGATGTCGGCGACCGTGCAGCAGCAGCCGGAGCTGATTGGCCAATACGGTGTGCAGACGGCGAAAAAGCTGGTCGATGGCCAGTCGGTCGACAAGTTCATCCCGGTACCGCTGAACCTCTACAAGCAGTAAGTTCTCATCTGTCCCTTCCCGTAGTACCATCAGGCGCCAGGACTCACGTCGCTGTGCGCCTGCCTCTGCCTCCGATCGAGATTGGGCGGCGAATCCCCGACGAAGTTGTATCGTACGCACGCACCGCTTACCGAAGCGGTGCGCTCGCGCCTGACTCATTGACCTGCAGGAAGCCCGCGTGACTCAGTTCGAGCGTCTGACCATCGACGACATTGCCCGCCTCGCGAAGGTTTCCCGTACTACCGCCAGCATGGTGCTCAACGGCTATGCCGAGCGCTACCGGATATCCGCGGCGACCGTCGAACGAGTGTTGCAGGTCGCAAAGGACCATCACTTCACGCCGTCGCAGTCGGCGCGGGCGTTGCGCACCCGACGCAGCAATACGATCGGTCTGGTGATTCCCGATTTGACCAACTCTGCGCACGCGGCGCTCGCACAGGCGATGGAATGGCAGTGCCGCGAACGCTATCAATATCAGCTCGTTCTTGTCACCAGCGATGAAAACCCGACACGCGAGACGGAGGGGATTGCGCACCTCGTGTCGCATCAGGTCGATGGCCTGATCGTGGTGCCGTGTACCGGGGATGCGAAGCGCTACGAGAAATGGATGAAGCGACTGCCTCTCGTGTTTGCCGATCGTCGCGTCGAGTCGAGCAGCATTCCGTACGTCGTCACCGATGCGGTTGAAACGGTTGCGACACTGGTGGGCGAGAGCATTGCGCGAGGCGCGCGTGAGGTGGTCTATCTGGGCGGTCAACCAGAGTTGTCCGCAAGCCGCGATCGTCTGGCTGGATACCGGCAGGCGCTTCGTCAGCATGGTCTCGAAGAGCAACCGGACTGGGTGTTCGAGCGAGACTACCAGCGTGAATCGGGCTACGAGTTGATGAAGTCATGGTTCGCTGAACACCAGCGATATCCGCAAGCGCTGTTCGCAGGCTCGATTACGTTGCTCGAAGGCGTTCTGCAGTTTATGAACGATGCGCATCAACTGGCGCAGGCGCCAGGCCAACTGATGACGTTCGATGATCACAAGCTGCTCGACTGTTTGCCTTTCAAGATCGACGCGATTATCCAGGACAGCGCGCAATTGGCTGAGCACAGTCTGCGTTGCGTGTTTTCTCTGCTTGAGGGTGACGGCGCGCCGGACTCGCGGCTGGTGCCGGCGCGGATTCGGTATCGTAGGTCGGGTGGATGAGTTGTTGCCGCGCGTGGCTTGTTAGTGCGCCATCCATGCTATCAGGCCCTACTTTTAAAAATTCGATTTTACGTTGATAATTTATCTTATGTAAAATCACAAACGCAGCCTGGAGACGGCCAATTCCCCGCTTTCAGTTCACACGTCCTTCAGCCGCCATTGAGGCCCGAGGCGCATTCCACGACCCGTCGAAGCATTTCTGCAGCCAGTCGTTCGCCCAGTCGGTCGCATACTGGATAGCATCCTGGCGAAGATCGAAACCCGCCAGATCACCGCTCACATGGATGAACGATTCGCCGTCCGGCAGCGGCCCACTGATCATCGCGTGAGCCATGTATTCACCATCGGCGCGACGCGGCGTAGGGTCTATTCGGAACACTGCAGGATCGAAATGCATACGACGCTCCCATCGCGCGTTGCGCGAATATAAAGTTCGCTTTCAGTGAAGTTGTACCGTGCGTGTCGTGGATGCAGCCGAACCAACAACGCTAAGCCTCGATCGTCAATCGAAGCACACCACGATCGT
The Paraburkholderia terrae genome window above contains:
- the rbsD gene encoding D-ribose pyranase, with translation MKKLGHLNRDIARVLASMGHTDSLVIADCGLPIPEGVECIDVSLALNVPGFFDVLDSVLADFKVERAVFASESAEHNAAVVERIAQMASSKIEVEQVPHETFKQRSREAKAIIRTGECSPYANVILHSGVIF
- a CDS encoding substrate-binding domain-containing protein, translating into MTQFERLTIDDIARLAKVSRTTASMVLNGYAERYRISAATVERVLQVAKDHHFTPSQSARALRTRRSNTIGLVIPDLTNSAHAALAQAMEWQCRERYQYQLVLVTSDENPTRETEGIAHLVSHQVDGLIVVPCTGDAKRYEKWMKRLPLVFADRRVESSSIPYVVTDAVETVATLVGESIARGAREVVYLGGQPELSASRDRLAGYRQALRQHGLEEQPDWVFERDYQRESGYELMKSWFAEHQRYPQALFAGSITLLEGVLQFMNDAHQLAQAPGQLMTFDDHKLLDCLPFKIDAIIQDSAQLAEHSLRCVFSLLEGDGAPDSRLVPARIRYRRSGG
- a CDS encoding ABC transporter permease — translated: MAQLSITPTNRATLQKLGPFIALLVIAVGLSIVSHNFLTVDNLLNVMRQASINALIAFGMTLVILLGGIDLSAGSVLALSSVIIASLLTSGMPAGLATLAGLVAGGLMGLVNGLVISKGKVAPFIATLGSMTVLRGLALVLSNGSPLSSFNSDFFSLLGGGYIARLVPIPVVLMLVMFAIFWVLLRKTVFGRHIYATGGNAESAKLSGVKVDRIQLYVYTISGVMAALAGVVLTSRLNSAQPTAGTGYELDAIAAVVLGGTSLTGGRGWIFGTLVGALLIGVLNNGLNLLDVSSFYQQVIKGGVILLAVLIDRGNKKA
- a CDS encoding sugar ABC transporter ATP-binding protein; the protein is MEVLMQGIGKAFGPVRVLEGVDFHISAGEIHALMGENGAGKSTLMKILCGVYQADAGKILIDGRAAQIRNTVEAEHAGIAIIHQELNLIPQLTVMENLFLGREPSRFGIVDNAKMRREARKWLDMVGAHDIDPQTEAGQLSIGRQQLVEIAKALSLDARVVVMDEPTAALTNREIDTLFEIMLSLKARGVAIVYVSHRMEEIFRICDKISVLRDGHFVGERAIRDTSFDEIVRLMVGRELGERFPKRQHKPGAVRLQVKGLADHGNISGVSFDVRAGEVLGIAGLMGAGRSEILRTLFGANRKTAGTVTLDGKPLEVRDASSAIAAGIGFVTEDRKGQGLVLGMSVRENATLVHLESYARLGFVDSKAERQAVDGLIEQLRVRTRDAELDVKSLSGGNQQKVVFAKWLARPPKVLLLDEPTRGVDVGGKAEIYTIINQLAERGVAIVMVSSELPEVLAMSDRILVMHQGRQSGLFDAEGATQELIMTAAAGGNATPVSVAA
- the rbsB gene encoding ribose ABC transporter substrate-binding protein RbsB, coding for MQKPVSQRFSKLFAALCASTLMAGLVACSKEGPATSADAGASAASAPAANGAITVGLSISTLNNPFFVSLRKGAEDEAAKDGVTLITVDAQNDPAKQQASVEDLIEKKVSVILINPTDSSAVANVVKEATSKGIKVISLDRSVHGADVSSHIASDNKAGGKMAADFLAEKLGGKGNIVELQGILGSSAANERGAGFDDEVTAKGGVKIATKQPADFDRAKGLSVMENIIQSNKDIQGVFAQNDEMALGAVKALQAAGLKNVAVVGFDATSDAITAVKGGQMSATVQQQPELIGQYGVQTAKKLVDGQSVDKFIPVPLNLYKQ